From Candidatus Beckwithbacteria bacterium, one genomic window encodes:
- a CDS encoding adenosylcobalamin-dependent ribonucleoside-diphosphate reductase: MSKIRYIIKRDGRKVNFDPKKITRAITKAFTGSREIKSSKKIADEAQRLTPIAVDLFTKLVNGNEPTVETMQDVVEQVLMAAGHYKTAKAYILYRAEHAEEREAKSVIGVEDDIGMSLNQLKVLERRYLRHDEEGKVVETPKQLFRRVAKAIAANEKDDKQKEYEQKFFEIISQFEFLPAGGYFRGAGNKGLLANCFVLPVEDDMEAIFDAVKWMSLVHQKGGGTGFNFSKLRPAGDYVISSGGYSTGPISFMKVFDAATRQVMQGGFKQGANMGILNVDHPDIFDFITCKTEESEINNFNISVGVSDAFMTAVDKDKDFDLVNPRTGEVVQTVSARALFSQIVTLAWRTGDPGVVFLDTINKHNPLLDTLGPMIATNPCGEQPLHPFDVCNLGSINLSKFVKQNTSQLSVDWQHLEEVVRLAVRFLDNGVDISIYPIPQIEAMAKANRRIGLGVMGWADMLYQLEIAYNSQEAYDLAAKIAKFIYSVSHHASELLAKEKGNFPNYPGSSYDQRGIAQRNVAITTIAPTGTISMVAECSSGIEPTFALSFVKNVVDDQGLIYVNPYFEKVLEEKITDEEQRQDIIDEVAKSGSCQDIDTLPKKLREIFVTAHDLSWEDHVAMQAAWQSWTDNAVSKTINFPHDAPLEDVEQAYLKAWKLGCKGITIYRDGSKSVQVLQTKKSKKVKKAKEPIIQSKVKIKSLRQRIKENGKQYIELSMQNSGNKKEDKKYITSSENCPECGAVLQMSEGCSMCMNCGFSKCSL; encoded by the coding sequence ATGTCTAAAATCCGTTACATCATTAAACGCGATGGCCGCAAAGTTAACTTTGACCCTAAAAAAATTACTAGGGCTATTACTAAAGCCTTTACTGGTAGTCGCGAAATTAAGTCCAGTAAAAAAATTGCAGATGAAGCCCAACGTCTAACTCCGATTGCAGTCGATCTTTTTACTAAACTGGTCAACGGTAATGAGCCAACTGTGGAAACCATGCAAGATGTAGTGGAACAGGTTTTGATGGCAGCCGGACATTACAAAACTGCTAAAGCCTACATTTTGTACCGAGCTGAACATGCCGAAGAAAGAGAAGCCAAATCGGTTATTGGAGTTGAAGATGATATTGGTATGAGCCTCAACCAGCTCAAAGTATTGGAGCGGCGTTATTTGCGTCATGATGAAGAAGGCAAAGTTGTTGAAACCCCTAAGCAGCTTTTTAGGAGAGTAGCTAAAGCTATTGCGGCCAATGAGAAAGATGACAAACAAAAAGAATACGAACAGAAATTTTTTGAAATTATCAGCCAATTTGAATTTTTACCAGCCGGTGGCTATTTCCGGGGAGCTGGTAATAAAGGCCTACTAGCTAACTGTTTTGTCCTGCCGGTTGAAGATGATATGGAAGCGATTTTTGACGCAGTCAAATGGATGTCTTTGGTGCACCAAAAAGGCGGCGGGACTGGTTTTAACTTTTCCAAGTTGCGGCCAGCTGGTGATTATGTCATTTCTTCAGGTGGCTATTCGACTGGACCAATTTCTTTTATGAAAGTCTTTGATGCGGCAACTAGGCAGGTAATGCAGGGTGGATTTAAGCAGGGGGCCAATATGGGAATTTTAAATGTTGACCATCCGGATATTTTTGACTTTATCACCTGTAAAACTGAAGAAAGTGAAATTAATAACTTCAATATTTCTGTGGGTGTTTCAGATGCATTTATGACTGCTGTCGATAAAGATAAGGATTTTGATTTGGTAAATCCCCGGACTGGCGAGGTGGTGCAAACTGTTTCAGCCCGAGCTTTATTTAGCCAAATTGTCACTTTGGCCTGGCGAACTGGCGATCCGGGCGTAGTCTTTTTAGATACCATTAATAAACATAATCCTTTGCTTGATACTTTAGGTCCTATGATTGCCACCAACCCTTGTGGTGAGCAACCGCTGCATCCGTTTGATGTGTGTAATTTAGGTTCTATTAATTTGTCAAAATTTGTCAAACAAAACACTTCGCAACTAAGTGTTGATTGGCAACATTTAGAAGAAGTAGTGCGTTTGGCAGTGCGCTTTTTGGATAATGGTGTTGATATTTCTATCTACCCAATTCCTCAAATTGAAGCTATGGCCAAAGCCAACCGCCGGATTGGTCTAGGAGTGATGGGGTGGGCTGACATGCTCTATCAACTGGAAATTGCTTACAATAGTCAGGAAGCTTATGATTTGGCTGCCAAAATTGCCAAGTTTATCTACTCAGTCTCACATCATGCTTCAGAACTACTAGCCAAAGAAAAAGGAAATTTCCCCAACTATCCAGGAAGTAGCTATGATCAAAGAGGTATTGCCCAGCGTAATGTAGCGATTACCACTATTGCCCCAACTGGCACGATTTCTATGGTGGCTGAGTGTTCTTCAGGGATTGAACCAACCTTTGCGCTTTCATTTGTCAAAAACGTAGTTGATGATCAAGGACTTATCTACGTCAACCCATACTTTGAAAAAGTTTTGGAAGAGAAAATTACAGACGAAGAGCAGCGACAAGATATTATTGATGAAGTAGCCAAAAGCGGTAGCTGCCAAGATATTGACACCTTACCAAAAAAGCTTAGAGAAATATTTGTCACCGCTCATGATTTGTCTTGGGAAGATCATGTTGCTATGCAAGCAGCTTGGCAAAGCTGGACTGACAACGCCGTTTCCAAAACGATTAACTTTCCTCATGATGCGCCTTTGGAAGATGTAGAACAGGCCTATCTTAAGGCTTGGAAATTGGGTTGCAAAGGAATTACGATTTATCGGGATGGTAGTAAAAGTGTTCAGGTTTTACAAACTAAAAAAAGCAAAAAAGTTAAGAAAGCTAAAGAACCCATTATTCAAAGTAAGGTTAAAATTAAATCCTTGCGGCAGCGGATCAAGGAAAATGGAAAACAGTATATAGAATTGAGTATGCAGAATTCAGGGAATAAAAAGGAAGACAAAAAATATATTACCAGTTCTGAAAATTGCCCGGAGTGTGGAGCTGTGCTACAAATGAGTGAAGGGTGCAGTATGTGTATGAATTGCGGATTTAGTAAGTGCAGTTTGTAG